In Acidimicrobiales bacterium, one DNA window encodes the following:
- a CDS encoding DUF4126 domain-containing protein, producing MDVGTAIASAFSAGISMYGVLALLGIAGRFDWIDGPAVLERPAVIAVLLVLFVVELVVDKVAFLDSAWDAVHTVLRPAAGAAIMAIAPDQTLPVPVALAIGAGLALTSHGAKATTRALVNTSPEPVSNVVVSTAEDGLVAVLMALAIANPEVAAVLTLLLVLGAVGLMLTARHVFRRLKRRWRARKAPPEPPPRR from the coding sequence GTGGACGTCGGGACCGCCATCGCCAGCGCGTTCTCCGCCGGCATCTCGATGTACGGCGTGCTGGCGCTGCTGGGCATCGCCGGCCGCTTCGACTGGATCGACGGCCCCGCCGTCCTGGAGCGTCCTGCGGTCATCGCCGTGCTGCTCGTCCTCTTCGTGGTCGAACTGGTCGTCGACAAGGTCGCCTTCCTCGACTCGGCGTGGGATGCGGTGCACACGGTCCTGCGCCCCGCGGCGGGTGCCGCGATCATGGCCATCGCCCCCGACCAGACGCTGCCCGTCCCGGTGGCGCTGGCCATCGGCGCCGGGCTCGCCCTGACCAGCCACGGGGCCAAGGCCACCACCCGCGCGCTGGTCAACACCTCGCCCGAGCCGGTCTCGAACGTCGTGGTGAGCACCGCGGAGGACGGACTGGTCGCGGTGCTGATGGCCCTGGCCATCGCCAACCCCGAGGTCGCCGCCGTCCTCACGCTGCTGCTCGTCCTCGGCGCCGTGGGCCTGATGCTGACGGCGCGTCACGTGTTCCGTCGGCTCAAGCGCCGCTGGCGGGCACGGAAGGCGCCTCCCGAGCCTCCGCCCCGCCGCTGA
- the hrpB gene encoding ATP-dependent helicase HrpB: MTTRVPPTGLPVEGVVDAVRHALAGPGVAVLQAEPGAGKTTVVPLRLLDEPWLDGGRIVVLEPRRLAARAAARRMADLLREPVGETVGYRTRDERRIGPATRIEVVTEGILTRRLQTDPSLPGTALVVFDEVHERHLQTDLALAFALDVRAGLRPDLRLLAMSATLEAGRLARLLGGEDGPAPVVSSAGRTFPVEVRWRPPGPRDRPLDALAAVVREAVRDETGDVLVFLPGAAAIRQVAGRLGDLPAGVDVRPLHGSLPVDEQDRALAPSPPGRRRVVLSTDIAESSLTVDGVRVVVDGGQVRRPRYDGRAGMSRLHTAASSRASADQRAGRAGRLGPGVAYRVWSEGEHAGRRAFTPPEIAGADLTDLALELAIWGAGTHLAFLDPPPPTGLTQARSLLTRLDALDLAGRPTPTGRRMVELPLHPRLAHLVVTDRTRLACVLAALVEERDVLRGRPGEVEVGIDERVRLVTEAARTHPRLDGDARRTVRRRADELARRVGDVDDAADLDLIGPTLSLAFPDRVAQRRGPGRFVLRTGRAVAVASHDPLSDEPYLVVADLSPPGPDGPDDRIRLAARLDADDLREMFAGDISDEVLLAWTGSGRLEQRAEQRLGALILASSVGRPDPGPATVAALVTRVRERGLDLLGWSPAARRLRARSGFAHRFLGPSWPAVDDEALLDTLDEWLAPLLGRATGSEDLGKIDVLSVLRGRLGHRLHELDQVVPPTVTVASGRSVAVDYDTDPPSIAVRAQELYGTTVHPSVAGGRVPLTIEVLSPAGRPIQVTADLPGFWRGSWASVRRDMISAYPKHDWPADPATAEATTRARRGR; the protein is encoded by the coding sequence GTGACCACCCGCGTGCCGCCGACCGGCCTCCCGGTCGAGGGGGTCGTCGATGCGGTTCGTCACGCCCTGGCCGGCCCGGGAGTGGCCGTGCTCCAGGCCGAGCCCGGCGCCGGCAAGACCACGGTCGTCCCCCTGCGCCTGCTCGACGAGCCCTGGCTCGACGGCGGGCGCATCGTCGTGCTGGAGCCTCGCCGGCTGGCGGCGCGGGCGGCCGCCCGGCGGATGGCGGACCTGCTGCGCGAGCCGGTGGGGGAGACGGTCGGGTACCGCACACGCGACGAGCGACGGATCGGGCCCGCGACGCGCATCGAGGTGGTCACCGAGGGCATCCTCACCCGCCGCCTCCAGACCGACCCCTCTCTTCCCGGCACCGCCCTGGTGGTCTTCGACGAGGTCCACGAGCGCCACCTCCAGACCGACCTCGCGCTCGCCTTCGCCCTCGACGTGCGTGCGGGCCTGCGTCCCGACCTGCGCCTCCTGGCCATGTCCGCCACCCTCGAGGCCGGGCGCCTGGCCCGCCTCCTCGGTGGTGAAGACGGGCCCGCGCCGGTGGTCTCCAGTGCGGGCCGGACCTTCCCCGTGGAGGTGCGGTGGCGTCCCCCCGGGCCGCGGGACCGTCCTCTCGATGCGCTCGCCGCCGTGGTCCGGGAGGCGGTGCGGGACGAGACCGGGGACGTGCTGGTGTTCCTGCCGGGCGCCGCCGCCATCCGCCAGGTGGCCGGTCGTCTCGGCGATCTGCCCGCCGGGGTCGACGTGCGCCCCCTGCACGGCAGCCTGCCCGTCGACGAGCAGGACCGGGCCCTGGCGCCCTCGCCGCCGGGGCGGCGCCGCGTCGTGCTCTCCACCGATATCGCCGAGTCCAGCCTCACCGTCGACGGGGTGCGGGTGGTGGTGGACGGCGGCCAGGTGCGCCGGCCGCGTTACGACGGGCGCGCCGGGATGAGCCGACTCCACACGGCGGCGTCCTCGCGGGCGTCGGCCGACCAGCGCGCCGGGCGGGCGGGCCGGCTCGGGCCCGGGGTGGCCTACCGGGTCTGGTCGGAAGGCGAGCACGCCGGGCGCCGGGCTTTCACCCCGCCCGAGATCGCCGGCGCCGACCTCACCGACCTCGCCCTCGAGCTGGCCATCTGGGGAGCCGGCACCCACCTCGCCTTCCTCGACCCGCCCCCACCCACCGGCCTGACGCAGGCCCGCTCGCTGCTCACCCGCCTCGACGCCCTCGACCTTGCGGGGCGGCCCACTCCCACCGGCCGGCGCATGGTCGAGCTGCCGCTGCATCCCCGTCTCGCCCACCTCGTGGTGACCGACCGGACCCGGCTGGCCTGCGTGCTGGCCGCCCTCGTCGAGGAGCGGGACGTCCTGCGCGGCCGCCCCGGCGAGGTCGAGGTCGGCATCGACGAGCGCGTGCGCCTGGTCACCGAAGCCGCCCGCACCCACCCCCGGCTCGACGGGGATGCCCGTCGAACGGTCCGGCGGCGGGCCGACGAGTTGGCCCGGCGGGTCGGCGACGTGGACGACGCCGCGGACCTCGACCTGATCGGGCCGACGCTCTCCCTGGCCTTCCCCGATCGGGTCGCCCAGCGTCGGGGCCCGGGACGCTTCGTGCTGCGCACCGGCCGGGCGGTGGCCGTCGCTTCCCATGATCCGCTGTCCGACGAGCCCTACCTCGTGGTGGCCGACCTCTCGCCGCCGGGACCCGACGGGCCCGACGATCGCATCCGCTTGGCGGCGCGGCTCGACGCGGACGATCTCCGCGAGATGTTCGCCGGGGACATCAGCGACGAGGTGCTCCTGGCCTGGACCGGGTCCGGCCGCCTCGAGCAGCGGGCCGAGCAGCGCCTGGGCGCGCTGATCCTGGCGTCGAGCGTCGGACGGCCAGACCCGGGCCCCGCGACCGTCGCGGCGCTCGTGACCCGGGTCCGCGAGCGGGGCCTCGACCTGCTGGGTTGGAGCCCAGCGGCTCGGCGTCTCCGGGCGCGGTCCGGCTTCGCCCACCGCTTCCTCGGCCCGTCCTGGCCGGCGGTGGACGACGAAGCGCTGCTCGACACGCTCGACGAGTGGCTGGCGCCCCTGCTGGGTCGGGCCACCGGGTCGGAGGACCTGGGGAAGATCGACGTGCTCTCGGTTCTGCGGGGCCGGCTGGGACACCGCCTCCACGAGCTCGACCAGGTGGTGCCGCCGACGGTGACCGTGGCCAGCGGTCGGTCCGTCGCCGTGGACTACGACACCGACCCGCCGTCGATCGCGGTCCGGGCCCAGGAGCTCTACGGGACCACCGTGCACCCGAGCGTGGCCGGAGGGCGCGTGCCGCTCACAATCGAGGTGCTCTCGCCGGCCGGTCGGCCGATCCAGGTGACCGCCGACCTCCCCGGCTTCTGGCGGGGCTCGTGGGCGTCGGTGCGCCGGGACATGATCAGCGCCTACCCGAAGCACGACTGGCCCGCGGACCCCGCCACGGCTGAGGCCACGACGAGGGCCCGGCGGGGGCGCTGA